Proteins co-encoded in one Eschrichtius robustus isolate mEscRob2 chromosome 8, mEscRob2.pri, whole genome shotgun sequence genomic window:
- the LRRN3 gene encoding leucine-rich repeat neuronal protein 3, whose protein sequence is MKDLPLQIHVLLGLAITTLVQAVDKKADCPQLCTCEIRPWFTPRSIYMEASTVDCNDLGLSNFPARLPADTQILLLQTNNIAKIEYSIDFPVNLTGLDLSQNNLSSVTNINVKKMPQLLSVYLEENKLTELPEKCLSGLTNLQELYINHNWLSTISPGAFIGLHNLLRLHLNSNRLQMINSKWFEALPNLEILMIGENPIVRIKDMNFKPLINLRSLVIAGINLTEIPDNALVGLENLESISFYDNRLIKVPHVALQKVVNLKFLDLNKNPINRIRRGDFSNMLHLKELGINNMPELISIDSLAVDNLPDLRKIEATNNPRLSYIHPNAFFRLPKLESLMLNSNALSALYRSTIESLPNLKEISIHSNPIRCDCVIRWINMNKTNIRFMEPDSLFCVDPPEFQGQNVRQVHFREMMEICLPLIAPESFPSNLDLETGSYVSLHCRATAEPQPEIYWIIPSGKKLLPNTLTDKFYVHSEGTLDISGITPTEGGLYTCIATNLVGADLKSIMIKVDGSFPQDNNGSLNIKIKDVQANSVLVSWKASSKILKSSVKWTAFVKTQNSHAAQSARIPSDVKVYNLTHLNPSTEYKICIDIPTIYQKSRKQCVNVTTKGLHRDRKEYDKSNTTAFMAYLGGFLGIIGMICLFSCLSQEMNCDGGHNYVRNYLQKPTFAFSELYPLINLWEAGKEKGTALEVKATVIGVPTNMS, encoded by the coding sequence ATGAAGGACCTGCCACTCCAAATTCATGTGCTACTTGGCCTAGCTATCACTACACTAGTACAAGCTGTAGATAAAAAAGCAGATTGCCCACAATTATGTACGTGTGAAATCCGGCCCTGGTTTACACCTAGATCCATTTATATGGAAGCGTCTACAGTGGATTGTAATGATTTAGGTCTTTCAAATTTCCCAGCCAGATTGCCTGCTGACACACAGATTCTGCTCCTACAGACCAACAATATTGCAAAAATTGAATACTCCATAGACTTTCCAGTAAATCTTACTGGCCTGGACTTATCTCAAAACAATTTATCTTCAGTTACCAATATTAATGTAAAAAAGATGCCTCAGCTTCTTTCTGTGTACCTAGAGGAAAACAAACTTACTGAGCTGCCTGAAAAATGTCTGTCTGGACTTACTAACTTACAGGAACTCTATATTAATCACAACTGGCTTTCTACAATTTCACCCGGAGCCTTTATTGGCCTACATAATCTTCTTCGACTTCATCTCAATTCAAATAGACTGCAGATGATCAACAGTAAGTGGTTTGAGGCTCTTCCCAATCTGGAGATTCTGATGATTGGGGAAAATCCAATCGTCAGAATCAAAGACATGAACTTTAAGCCTCTTATCAATCTTCGCAGCCTGGTTATAGCTGGTATAAACCTCACGGAAATACCAGATAATGCCTTGGTTGGACTTGAAAACTTAGAAAGCATCTCTTTTTACGACAACAGGCTTATTAAAGTGCCCCATGTTGCTCTTCAAAAAGTGGTAAACCTCAAATTTTTGGATCTAAATAAAAATCCCATTAATAGAATACGGAGGGGTGATTTTAGCAATATGCTACACTTAAAAGAATTGGGGATAAACAATATGCCTGAGCTGATTTCCATCGACAGTCTTGCTGTGGATAACCTGCcagatttaagaaaaatagaaGCTACTAACAACCCAAGGTTGTCTTACATTCACCCAAATGCATTTTTCAGACTACCCAAGCTGGAATCACTCATGCTTAACAGCAATGCCCTTAGTGCCCTGTACCGCAGTACCATTGAGTCTCTGCCAAACCTCAAGGAAATCAGCATACACAGCAATCCCATCAGGTGTGATTGTGTCATCCGTTGGATTAATATGAACAAAACCAACATTCGATTTATGGAGCCAGATTCACTGTTTTGCGTGGACCCACCTGAATTCCAAGGCCAGAATGTTCGGCAGGTGCATTTCAGGGAAATGATGGAAATTTGTCTCCCTCTTATAGCTCCCGAGAGTTTTCCTTCTAATCTGGATTTAGAAACTGGGAGCTATGTTTCCTTACACTGCAGAGCTACTGCAGAGCCACAGCCTGAAATCTACTGGATCATACCTTCTGGTAAAAAACTCTTGCCTAATACTCTGACAGACAAGTTCTATGTCCATTCTGAAGGCACACTAGATATAAGTGGCATCACCCCAACAGAAGGGGGTTTATATACCTGTATAGCAACTAACCTGGTTGGTGCTGACTTGAAGTCTATTATGATCAAAGTGGATGGCTCTTTTCCCCAGGATAACAATGGATCcttgaatattaaaataaaagatgttcAGGCCAACTCAGTTCTGGTGTCTTGGAAAGCAAGTTCTAAAATTCTCAAATCCAGTGTTAAGTGGACAGCCTTTGTCAAGACTCAAAATTCCCATGCTGCCCAAAGTGCTCGAATACCATCTGATGTCAAGGTATATAATCTTACTCATCTGAACCCATCAACTGAGTATAAGATTTGTATTGATATCCCCACCATCTatcaaaaaagcagaaaacaatgTGTAAATGTCACCACAAAAGGTTTGCACCGTGATCGAAAAGAATATGATAAGAGTAACACCACAGCATTTATGGCCTACCTTGGAGGTTTTCTGGGGATTATTGGTATGATATGTCTTTTCAGCTGCCTCTCTCAAGAAATGAACTGTGATGGTGGACATAACTATGTGAGAAATTACTTACAGAAACCCACCTTTGCATTCAGTGAGCTTTATCCTCTGATCAACCTCTGGGAAGCAGGCAAAGAAAAAGGTACAGCATTGGAAGTAAAAGCAACTGTTATAGGTGTGCCAACAAACATGTCCTAA